From Daucus carota subsp. sativus chromosome 6, DH1 v3.0, whole genome shotgun sequence, the proteins below share one genomic window:
- the LOC108226859 gene encoding homeobox-leucine zipper protein ROC7 translates to MDPPNENKDKQSSVLMDIIDIEDVAPIELPKKANDINWKVLKNFQTALKCFDSTEQAEKAIQHVFNSLPSTETETENTSIARTVPVAADVLLRMMSDAELWASSLVHIVHLLSSSVPPNLYRQMKSDRRIKEILMINADFQLPSPLVQRQNFHFYRFIKEVDENTWIMFDISTDYFLDSSDGSVGQKVWRRRSGVIVQKSNDSSKDCRVHWVENVQSPGTNLQDNHSAVINSKGWFSANRWLSTLIWSLRRSQSSFTINKMNVNAQNLLLTLTVKMKMVFLDIVSVTPDDRNWVTLSNDNNVRVMRSRYDTVSIPGTYSYIAVTTFQLKTTPSKAYNFLMQHLVEIQWPWPMTPLEAKSFKEREEMIKYESESNHITVLKRSGPNEDEYLLQEASMDGLFSYVIAAPMTEREIHSSLLRGIEGDGILHPAGFSILPENPNSESSLVTFAVRQPVNVSKTENDAVEPMEIVIGCMIQDIQELLQSTETDDSE, encoded by the exons ATGGATCCTCCTAATGAAAATAAAGACAAGCAGTCATCCGTTTTGATGGACATCATCGACATCGAGGATGTTGCGCCTATTGAGTTACCCAAGAAGGCAAATGATATCAATTGGAAAGTTCTTAAAAACTTTCAGACAGCCTTAAAATGTTTTGATTCAACTGAGCAAGCGGAAAAAGCAATTCAACATGTTTTCAACAGCCTCCCTTCAACTGAGACGGAAACTGAAAATACTAGCATCGCAAGAACTGTGCCAGTTGCTGCAGATGTTTTGCTTCGTATGATGTCAGATGCG GAATTATGGGCTTCTTCGCTGGTCCACATTGTGCATCTTTTATCTTCCAGTGTTCCGCCTAATTTGTATCGACAGATGAAATCTGATAGGAGAATCAAAGAGATTTTAATG ATAAATGCAGATTTCCAGCTGCCATCACCCTTGGTTCAgagacaaaattttcatttctatAGATTTATAAAGGAGGTTGATGAGAATACGTGGATCATGTTTGACATATCTACAGACTATTTTCTGGATAGCTCTGATGGCTCAGTTGGGCAGAAAGTATGGAGGCGTCGGTCAGGGGTGATAGTCCAAAAGTCAAATGACAGCTCCAAGGACTGCAGG GTTCACTGGGTTGAAAATGTACAATCTCCTGGAACCAATCTGCAAGATAATCATTCCGCAGTGATAAACTCAAAAGGGTGGTTCTCTGCAAATCGTTGGCTGAGCACGTTGATATGGTCGTTAAGGCGAAGTCAAAGTAGTTTCACTATTAATAAGATGAATGTGAATG CTCAGAATCTGTTGCTGACTTTAACTgtgaagatgaagatggtttTTCTAGACATTGTGAGTGTGACTCCTGATGACAGGAACTGGGTTACTTTGTCGAATGACAACAATGTCAGGGTTATGAGAAGTAGATATGATACTGTTAGCATTCCTGGCACATACTCTTACATTGCTGTGACTACCTTTCAACTCAAAACAACTCCTTCTAAAGCTTATAATTTCCTAATGCAGCATCTTGTAGAGATACAG TGGCCATGGCCAATGACTCCGCTTGAGGCAAAGAGTTTCAAGGAACGTGAAGAGATGATAAAATATGAATCAGAGAGCAATCATATTACTGTACTAAAGAGAAGCGGACCAAAT GAAGATGAATATCTACTGCAAGAAGCTTCAATGGATGGCTTATTTAGCTATGTTATAGCAGCACCAATGACTGAGAGAGAAATTCATTCTAGTCTTTTGCGTGGCATTGAGGGAGATGGGATACTACACCCTGCTGGTTTTTCCATATTACCTGAAAATCCCAACTCTGAGTCCTCACTAGTAACCTTTGCTGTGAGGCAGCCAGTCAATGTCTCTAAAACCGAGAACGATGCAGTTGAGCCGATGGAGATTGTCATTGGTTGCATGATTCAAG ATATTCAGGAATTGCTGCAGAGCACCGAGACAGATGACAGTGAATAA